One part of the Glycine soja cultivar W05 chromosome 11, ASM419377v2, whole genome shotgun sequence genome encodes these proteins:
- the LOC114373799 gene encoding G-type lectin S-receptor-like serine/threonine-protein kinase At4g27290 produces the protein MLIMVRFFFFCFFISTLLIQGTLAIITPNESIQGNRTLVSSAGTFEAGFFNFGNSQGQYFGIWYKNISPKTIVWVANKDAPVKDSTAFLTLTHQGDPVILDGSRSTTVWFSNSSRIAEKPIMQLLDSGNLVVKDGNSKKENFLWESFDYPGNTFLAGMKLRTNLVSGPYRSLTSWKNAEDPGSGEFSYHIDAHGFPQLVTTKGEILFSRAGSWTGFVFSGVSWRRMLSLVTFSLAINDKEVTYQYETLKAGTVTMLVINPSGFVQRLLWSERTGNWEILSTRPMDQCEYYAFCDVNSLCNVTNSPKTCTCLEGFVPKFYEKWSALDWSGGCVRRINLSCEGDVFQKYAGMKLPDTSSSWYDKSLNLEKCEKLCLKNCSCTAYANVDVDGRGCLLWFDNIVDLTRHTDQGQDIYIRLAASELDHRGNDQSFDNKKLVGIVVGIVAFIMVLGSVTFTYMKRKKLAKREMLKIFHWKYKREKEDVELSTIFDFSTISNATDQFSPSKKLGEGGFGPVYKGLLKDGQEIAVKRLAKTSEQGAEQFKNEVMLMAKLQHRNLVKLLGCSIHQKERLLIYEYMSNRSLDYFIFDSTQSKQLDLTKRLQIIDGIARGLLYLHQDSRLRIIHRDLKVSNILLDNDMNPKISDFGLARTFGGDQAEANTNRVMGTYGYMPPEYALHGHFSIKSDVFSFGVIVLEIISGRKNRNFQDSEHHLNLLSHAWRLWIEEKPLELIDDLLDDPVSPHEILRCIHVGLLCVQQTPENRPNMSSVVLMLNGEKLLPDPSQPGFYTGTIQYPIQLESSSRSVGACSQNEATVSLLEAR, from the exons ATGTTAATAATGGTccgatttttcttcttctgcttcttcATTTCCACGTTATTAATACAAGGCACCCTCGCTATAATTACTCCAAATGAGTCAATCCAAGGCAATAGGACCCTAGTTTCTTCTGCTGGAACTTTTGAAGCAGGATTCTTCAACTTTGGAAATTCACAAGGCCAATACTTTGGTATATGGTACAAGAACATATCACCAAAGACTATTGTGTGGGTTGCCAACAAAGATGCCCCAGTTAAAGACTCAACAGCATTTCTCACACTAACACATCAAGGAGATCCTGTTATTCTTGATGGCTCAAGGAGTACTACTGTGTGGTTCTCCAATTCATCAAGAATTGCTGAGAAACCAATTATGCAGCTTCTAGACTCGGGAAATCTTGTTGTGAAAGATGGAAACAGCAAAAAAGAGAATTTTTTGTGGGAAAGTTTTGATTACCCTGGTAACACTTTTCTTGCAGGAATGAAACTTAGGACAAACTTAGTTTCTGGTCCTTATAGGTCTCTCACATCTTGGAAAAACGCAGAAGATCCCGGTTCTGGTGAGTTTTCATATCACATAGATGCTCATGGATTTCCTCAACTGGTTACTACAAAGGGAGAAATTTTATTTAGCAGAGCAGGGTCATGGACTGGCTTTGTTTTCAGTGGAGTTTCTTGGCGAAGAATGCTTAGCCTTGTAACTTTTTCGCTAGCGATTAATGACAAGGAAGTCACTTACCAATATGAAACCCTGAAGGCTGGAACTGTTACTATGTTAGTGATCAATCCATCAGGCTTTGTGCAACGTTTGTTATGGTCCGAACGGACTGGGAATTGGGAGATTTTATCAACTCGTCCCATGGATCAGTGTGAATACTATGCCTTTTGTGATGTGAATTCTTTGTGTAATGTTACTAACTCTCCAAAAACATGTACATGCTTGGAAGGTTTTGTACCCAAGTTTTATGAGAAATGGAGTGCATTAGATTGGTCTGGTGGGTGTGTTAGAAGAATAAACTTGAGTTGTGAAGGTGATGTGTTTCAAAAGTACGCAGGAATGAAATTGCCAGATACTTCTTCTTCTTGGTATGACAAGAGTTTGAACCTTGAGAAATGTGAGAAATTGTGTTTGAAAAACTGCTCTTGTACAGCATATGCAAATGTAGATGTTGATGGGAGAGGGTGTTTGCTTTGGTTTGATAACATTGTGGATTTGACAAGACACACAGACCAAGGACAAGATATTTACATACGGCTTGCAGCTTCAGAGTTag ATCATAGAGGGAATGACCAGAGCTTTGATAACAAGAAGCTTGTAGGGATAGTAGTAGGCATTGTTGCATTCATCATGGTACTTGGATCGGTCACATTCACATATATGAAGAGAAAGAAGCTCGCAAAGAGAG AGATGCTAAAAATATTTCACTGGAAATAcaaaagggagaaggaagaTGTGGAGTTATCAAcaatatttgatttttcaacCATCTCTAATGCTACAGATCAATTTTCACCCAGTAAAAAGTTAGGAGAAGGTGGCTTTGGACCAGTATACAAG GGTTTATTGAAAGATGGACAAGAGATTGCAGTCAAGAGGCTTGCAAAAACTTCTGAGCAAGGAGCAGAGCAGTTCAAAAATGAAGTCATGTTGATGGCAAAACTTCAGCACCGCAATCTTGTAAAACTTCTTGGATGTTCTATTCACCAAAAAGAAAGGCTCTTGATCTATGAATACATGTCCAACAGAAGCTTGGATTACTTCATTTTTG ATTCAACACAAAGTAAACAACTAGATCTGACAAAGCGCCTTCAAATCATCGATGGTATTGCTCGAGGGCTACTCTATCTTCATCAAGACTCTAGATTAAGAATCATCCACAGAGATCTCAAAGTTAGCAACATTCTTCTAGATAATGATATGAATCCAAAGATATCAGATTTTGGTTTGGCTAGAACATTTGGAGGAGATCAAGCTGAGGCTAATACAAATAGAGTGATGGGAACATA TGGTTATATGCCTCCTGAATATGCACTTCATGGACATTTTTCAATCAAATCTGATGTATTTAGCTTTGGTGTAATTGTGCTGGAGATAATAAGTGGGAGAAAGAATCGGAATTTCCAAGACTCTGAGCATCATCTTAATCTTCTTAGTCAT GCATGGAGACTGTGGATTGAAGAAAAGCCACTTGAGCTAATAGATGACCTATTAGATGATCCAGTCTCTCCACATGAAATACTCAGATGTATTCATGTGGGTCTGCTATGTGTGCAACAAACACCTGAAAATAGACCCAACATGTCATCTGTGGTTTTAATGTTGAATGGTGAAAAGTTGTTGCCTGATCCAAGCCAACCTGGGTTCTACACAGGAACAATTCAGTATCCAATTCAGCTAGAATCTTCTTCGAGAAGTGTTGGAGCATGTTCACAAAATGAAGCTACAGTGTCCTTGTTAGAGGCACGATAG